Proteins from one Anastrepha obliqua isolate idAnaObli1 chromosome 2, idAnaObli1_1.0, whole genome shotgun sequence genomic window:
- the LOC129238879 gene encoding SET domain-containing protein SmydA-8 — MICPKRTAELIALHLAPLKDAEPAWEVGVSKIAGRGIFTTRDLKRGDVIFRDIPLLIGPSARAEDTLNTCSVCFKSLPDTKFMCRQGCGLPVCSLCGKKQQHKVDCTLFKTWKPCEPDVANSLLIRLLCVGRAINLTKDQRDLIYCLQANLDNNHRTEVRNAAKGFNEFPNDKKIIEIMNRTVAVLRTNGFDETADRTNDNQEFPHRALYPLFAVMNHDCIPNSYYTFEDKTRNMVVRASVDIPAGTEVTTTYTKLFTGNIARHLFLKMKKGFTCKCPRCSDPTEKGAFISALYCRDTNCSGLAVPETTGMPHPNWNCLVCKQKSTHSQMAKAQDFAAGAISSKFNSKSLKSVVLYLRDKSSGFIPDSNHAVIDAKLQVIARLAKKREDCTDDEVTAKAKFCDDILEIMDKLGLGDCVMRSYLETQKAKEVK, encoded by the exons ATGATTTGTCCGAAGCGTACAGCAGAGTTGATCGCGCTCCATTTGGCGCCCCTCAAGGATGCCGAACCTGCCTGGGAGGTGGGAGTTTCCAAAATAGCTGGACGTGGCATTTTCACAACGCGCGATCTTAAACGCGGCGATGTGATATTTCGCGATATTCCGCTGCTGATCGGTCCTTCCGCGCGCGCCGAGGATACGCTCAATACGTGTTCGGTGTGCTTCAAAAGTTTGCCTGATACGAAATTTATGTGCCGTCAAGGCTGTGGTTTGCCCGTCTGCTCGCTTTGtggcaaaaaacaacaacacaaagtcGATTGTACACTTTTCAAAACGTGGAAACCCTGCGAACCGGATGTGGCCAACTCTTTGCTCATTCGTTTGTTGTGCGTCGGACGTGCCATCAATTTGACAAAGGATCAACGCGATCTTATCTATTGTTTGCAAGCGAATTTGGATAATAATCATCGCACGGAAGTGCGCAATGCCGCCAAAGGTTTCAATGAGTTCCCCAACGATAAGAAGATAATTGAGATTATGAATCGTACGGTGGCCGTGTTGCGTACGAATGGTTTTGATGAGACCGCCGATCGCACCAATGACAATCAGGAGTTTCCCCATCGTGCATTGTATCCATTGTTTGCTGTCATGAATCACGATTGCATTCCCAATTCATATTACACTTTCGAGGATAAGACCAGGAATATGGTGGTGCGAGCCTCAGTGGATATACCAGCTGGCACGGAGGTCACCACCACGTACACGAAATTGTTCACCGGAAATATTGCACGACatctatttttgaaaatgaagaagGGCTTTACATGCAAATGTCCGCGCTGCTCCGATCCGACA GAAAAAGGTGCCTTCATATCTGCGCTCTATTGTCGCGACACCAACTGCAGCGGACTGGCCGTGCCCGAGACCACCGGTATGCCGCATCCGAATTGGAATTGCTTGGTTTGCAAACAAAAATCGACGCATTCGCAAATGGCTAAGGCGCAAGATTTTGCAGCTGGTGCTATTAGTTCCAAATTCAATTCGAAGTCACTCAAATCGGTGGTGCTCTACTTGAGAGACAAAAGCTCTGGCTTTATACCCGATAGTAATCATGCGGTAATCGATGCGAAGCTGCAAGTGATAGCGCGTCTGGCGAAGAAACGAGAGGATTGCACTGATGACGAAGTGACAGCAAAAGCGAAATTTTGTGATGATATATTGGAGATCATGGACAAGCTGGGCCTGGGTGATTGTGTGATGCGCAGCTATTTGGAGACTCAGAAGGCGAAGGAAGTGAAGTAG